GACACCAGGTATGTTGTGTATTTGCTTATGAAATAGAGTATGCGCATGCTTTTGCTTACTCCCTTATTGGTATCCAGGTTGCCAGCTGCACCGTCATCTCTACCTCAGACTGCTCCTAGTAAGCCGACTCTATCCTCAGGAGTAGTTATTCCATCTATGCCCGCTGTTATTTCAACCTCTATCCTCACTTCAGTAATGGCTACTCCATTGGTTCATCCTACCGCATCGACACCATCTGGTACGTCTTTGGCTTGTAGTCTTAAATGTTTGCACAAGTGTGTGAGTCATCAATACATTTCTTGTAGGTGCACCCGCTATTATTCAACTTTCACCAAGTCCTGGGGCCCTTTACCATCACGCGGTTACTGCTAAGCCTAGGTACTAGCTGTTTCTTACTCTAGGTCGTCTGATTTCCTCTTGTACGGTAGTGCCCTTATCTGTATGTTATTCGGATTGCAGGACTAATGCTGCCGATTTCCTTGCTTCTGCCACCATTGGCCCTATCCGACACCCTTTCTATCCTAACAATCAATTTCCCCCACCAGTTCATCAGTTATTCTTTCCATTGCCTTCGTTACATTCCAGGGATTTACTGCTCTCTCGACCTCTATTACCTCATGGTGAGCCATCCCAATTCAAATCTTGGCCGAGGGTTCCTGACAGCTGGGTTGACTGGGTAGAACGCTTGGAACCCCACTTCGGGCAACAGTGGCGCCATCAGGGATTATGGCCCCTGATCTTAGTATCTAAGATGAAAATAGCCAGACAGTCCGTCCTGTTTGATTGTCTTCTTCGGTTCTGGTCCCCCTCTTGCAACGTCTTTATCTTTCCTTTCGGCCCATTGTCCATAACCCTCTATGACATATCCTTGCTCTTGGGGTTACCGGTAGCAGGGCCTGACTCCCCTTATTTCGTTGACGACCCTGCTGCTCCTGCTTTGGCCCATACTCGTTATTGTTATCCCTCTTATAGGGCTGTAGTTAAAGAGTGGTCTTCGTGCTCTGGTGTTCCTTCTGAGGTTGAGCACACCATGTTCCTCTGGGTGTTAATCTGCCATTACATTTTTTGCCCTTCTTCCGGCAAGCCTTCCTCCGAGTACTTACCATTAGCATGCTCTCTTAGCACCGGTAGGGTCTATAATTTAGCAGTCATGTTCCTGGGGTCTATATATCGTGGTCTGAATCAATGTGTCCGCCACGATCCTATTTCTAAGCTGGGGGGAGTAGCCTGGTTTTTGCAGATATGGGCCTTCTCTTATTTCCCTGGTTTAATGGATTCTTCAGCCGGCTCCGCGGCCATGGTGTGTATCACTTCCTTGATGGAGAGTCGTTTGATCCTTTCAGCCCCCGAGCTGATGAAATATCTGCAGCACCAAAAGCTTAAGTTCATTAATCTGCCATCGCGACCCACTGTCTCCTGTCTAACACAGCCCTTGTGGGTTGGAGTTTATCCTGATTTCCACGGTCGCTCCCTTGACGATATTGCTGCCTTGTTGTTGACTCAGTACATTCATCAAAGGTTGTTGGTGGTAGATTGTTCTTCTACCCGTCCACCATACAACGACAAATCCATCTGGTCCTTCGAGTTTTACAATCCGTCTTTGTATGCGTATCAATTTTGGCTGTCACCGGCGATTCCTCAAGCTATTCTGTCCTTCCCAGTGGATCTGACCCATATAGCTTCGGAAGTTGCATCCAGAAGATTTTCTAAGGCCACTGTGCAGCTACTCTCCACTCTGCCACATAAATTCCTTGGTTCTATTGTGCAGCAAGAAAAAGGAACAACTGAACCATTCGCTACCTGGTGGAGATCTCTATATCTCGCCTTGATCCCTTCATTGATCCACCATCCTGGTATGGTATTGTCTGGTATCTCTTTACTTGCGTTTGTATTCACATGGCTTATTTGTTACCAATACTTGTCATTTCTTTACTTTTTTGGTGTTTTACGCAGGTACTCGTAAGCGAGACTTGGCTTTCGGTGAGGAAAGTTCTGGGGCTCTCAAAGTTCCAAAATTGGATATTCAGGGGagtctgaaaatcaatcaggaTCCGGTCAAAGTGCACCACAAATCTCAATCCTCCAAGACAAAGGTAGCTCCTAAGGTTGCTCCGGCAAAAAAGACTGCTCCTAAGCTTCAGACTGTGGATCGGCGATACCCGACTCGCCGTTCGACTAGATTGATCACTAGCCGGAGTAATACTCTTGATGATCCAATTGTCCTTGCCGACGAAGATTCACCCCCTGCCTCGAAGCAGTCGAGTTCTAAGGATCCTACTACCACACAGTCGGATAGTGATGGAGTTTCTAATGCTGATCTCGGCACTGCTACACTTGGAGAGGGGTCTACACATGTTGGAACTTCTGGTGTTAAACTCATCCATGATTTTGATGATTCTGAGAAACGAATCAATGATCCTTTGATTGAGGATGACACGTTGCCGGAGTTTCCCTCTAGTGCTGGGTTAAGCCCAAATCCTCTTGGTTCACTGTCTGTCGCGGCCACTCCCTCCATGGTAATTTCTTTCAACTTTTCTCTTTGTTTTGAATACCTCCGTGTATTTGCCATGCTCAACCTTGACTTTGTTTATTTGACAGGATCTTACATCTCGTAGGGCGCGACTCGGTCTCATTGGCGAGCCGGAAGGCCAATTTGACCTGAGCTTCTCTGATAGTGTTTCCTCTGAGACTTCCACTCTTGAGAGAAATGCCCCATCCGTTGAAGCCCTTGCTCATGCCAAGATAGCAGTTCGAAATTTCCTTGGTCTTGGCTTGCACCAGCTTGGGGAGTCCCAGAGATTGGCCATGCTCTCATCTATATCCATTCTCAAGACTTCTCCAGAGTTTGCCACCTCGGAGTTCAGCATATTTGATGGCCTTCCGACCATCTTTTCGGAGTCTGATGCTGCCTTTGCCACCACTGCCGATATGATATCTCGTCGCTCGTCCTTCCAAAGCCAGTGTGAGAAAAAAGAGGAGCTAGACAGGCATGACAAGGCGCTTCGCGAGCAGATTGTCGCAGCAGCGGCCAATTATGACGCTGAGGAGGCCGAGGTCCAAAAGTTGGAGGAGGAGATCTTGCGACGCCGAGCTAGGATGGTCACTTTGCTGGATGAAGCAGAGGCTTTGGAGGCTATTTTGTTGGGCAGTAGGAGAGACTCACAGGCTATAGGCCAACAGCTCCTTAGTCTCAAAGATGACTATCAACTCTGGACCGATCGGCTTCGGGAAGCAGAAAATACCCAATCGGAGTGTCTAGCCAAGTGGGAACAGCTTCGAGCTTTATTCCCTTGATCTTGCTTCGTTTAGTCGACCAGTATTCATTAGTTCGAGATAGCCGTTTGCATTTCTTTTGATAAGCGCACTTGTTGGAACTTTACTATCTTTTCTCCTATTTTAGATTCGATTATCTGCCTTTACTGCTCCCCTTTTTGTTGGTTTGTCTTGTGTACAAAAATGCGTTTACTCTCAGCAGGTAATAAGGATTGACCATGAGTTGGCCTCGGTTCTCCAGTGTATTCGACACTTAAGTCTTGGTAAGTCTGGGGCTCTTTGAAACACAGGTAAGACTTAACCCTTACATGCCCTTACGTGCTCTTATGTGCTGCATCTACTCAAACGATTCCCTCGTCCTTTACATTATGcattgcacttcagtcggatccctttcccgcatacacgtatatgcatttgcacttcagttggacccctttcccgcatacacgtatttgcacttcagttggacccctttcccgcatacacgtatttgcacttcagttggaccccttttcccgcatacacgtttaCTTACTGTTCTTGCATGCGGTGACTCCGCTTTTGATTTGTTGACTCTTGGTTTGGTGTTGTGGTCATTGGGTGTTGAATGTGGAATGAGGATGGGTTTAATGTGATGCTGTGTATCGGATGTTGGGAAGGAGTTTATATTCGTTCTTAATTCCCTCAACCCAATTCATTCCAACAGTTTCAATCAAAACCATAAGTTGGCTTAAGACTCCCCTCTCGAGGGTATCCTCTTCTTTGATTCTCTATCAAAACACAATGAATCCAATATGATAGAAGTAGCCTCCTGGCCAACTTAATGATCATCTTTATTTTGAATCATAACAAATATTTACACTAGTGACCCTAAGGCCTACTTCAAACAAAATCCCACAACATGAAGCTAAAAACATGCAAAAATGGCTGATTAGCctatttttcttccaaaatcaACTTCTGGGTCTACTTGGGGTTTGCATATCGCCTTTGTTCTCTTCAGTTCTTCTTTTATTACTCGTCGTCCGCCCAGTGAGCTCAACTCCCCGCTGGCTGTGTGTCTTTCCTCCCACATTCTAAGTGGCCTCAAGGCCTACTTCATGAATCTGTCACTGCACATGCAAACAATCAATTTATAATGGCAGAACGGTCTATTCCACCATGATTTTTGGTACCATAAAAACATTGGAAATAAGTGGCCATAAGGCCGACTCCCTAGTGAAATAATGGACCTTCAACATAAAGAATGAAAGTGGCTTACTGTCCCACTCTCCCCGATCGATTTTATTGTTGAATcataaacaaaatatatttatttcagtgGCCCTAAGGCCTACATCACATGACACCTTGAAATCAGGAACTTAATATATACACAAGTGGCCCCGAAGGCCAACTCTCCACAGAAGAATGCTAACTCTCCACTGAAGAATGCCAACTCCCTACTGAAGAATGCTAACTCCCCACTGAAGAATGGCAACTCCCCACTGAAGATTAGCCTTCGTGATTGCTTTACTCGCAAgctcttcctacttcttccctcaTACTTGGAAAATACGGCTTGAGATACTTGCCGTTTATGCATCTTTTGTGTGGATGGCCATCTATGCTTGATAGCCAATATGCATTTCCGTCTAATACCTTATGTACCTTGAATGGTCCCTCCCAGTTGGGAGACCATTTGCCCAGCTCTCTATCCTTTGTTCCTAGTGGTAGTATGGTCTTCCACACTATTTCTCCTTCATGGAAACTTTTCTTGTTAACTCTTTTGTTGTAGATTCTCGCcactttttgtttttgtaacaGCAAAGCATTGTACGCTTGGATTCTCAGCTCATCTAGTTCTTCTAACTCCATGATCATTGCTTCATTATAATGCTCAAGGGAAAGTTCATTTTGCTTTGCCACTCGCATTGATGGCACCATAATCTCTAATGGGAGCACTGCATCATGGCCAAAGGTAAGGGAAAACGGACTCACTCCAGTGGCAGTCCTCTTGGATGTTCTGTATGCCCACAAAGTTTCTGATAATAGCCTTGGCCAATCCCTAGGATTCTCTTCCATCATCTTTTGTAGAATCTTTATCAACACTTTATTTGACGCTTCGGCTTGCCCGTTTGACTGTGGGTAATGAGGGGATGAGTTTATCAATTTAATTCCATAGTCTTCTGCAAACTCCCTCATATCTGAGCCAGTGAACATAGTTCCCTGATCCGTGGTCAATGACtctggaattccaaatctatgaATAATATTCTCTTTCACAAAGTTAATGACATCCCCTTGCTCCGCTTTCTTCAAAGGCACTGCTTCTACCCATTTAGTGAAAAAATCTGTAGCCACAAGGATGAACGAGTGGCCTTTAGATGATGAAGGGTAGATTTTCCCTATTAAGTCCATGGCCCAGCCTTTGAATGGCCATGGTTTGACAACGCTGTGAAGTTCATCCGCTGGAATTCTTTGGATGTTCCCGTGTCTCTGACATGGCTGGCATCCCTTAGCATATTTGATGCAATCTTTCAGGATGGATGGCCAATAGTAGCCATACCTCCTTATCAACCATCTCATCTTTATTCCAGATTGATGCGCTCCACACACTCCCTCATGAACTTGCTTCATGATCTCCAAAGCCTCTGGGAAGCCTATGCATCTTAGAAGCAGACCATCTAGCCCTTTCCTGTACAAATCACCCTCCACTAAAACGTAATTAAGAGCTCTCATTTTTAAACCATGTGGAATATCTCTCCCGGTTGATTCTAGCACCTGTTTTATGTCATCCCTCCAGTCACCAGCTAAGTTTATATCCAAGTTGAGCGTATCTACCTGAATCCCTCTTTGCTGAATTGAAGGGTGGTTTCTCTTTTGAATCAACACCAGCCTGTGTGTAAGTTCCGGAGACATCTTCAATCCCGAAGCAACCTGTGCCAACTCGTCTGCCTCccaattttcttgtcttgggaCGTGTACTAATGACACTTCCTCGAAATCATCTAGCAGTTGGGATGCAGTGGTATAGTAAGGAGCTAAGGACAAACTTGTGCATTTGAACTCCCCTGACAGCTGTTTGAGTACCAGCTGAGAATCCCCTGATATCAATAACTCTCTTGCACCTAAGTCTTTCAGAATTTCCAATCCAATGACCAGTGCTTCGTATTCCGCTTGATTGTTGGTGCATGGGAAATTCAAATTAAAGGATAGAGCGGCTTTCACACCTCTTGGGGAGGTGATCACAATACCAGCTCCAGCTGTTGTTTCTGTACTTGATCCATCGAACTTCAACTCCCAGGGTTGAACTCCCACTCCACAAACTGGAAATCCAACCTGTTCTCCACTAAACTCATCAAGTGAAGGGTGATCAGCTAAAAAATCGGCGATAGCTTGGCCTTTTACTGATTTTTGGGGATAATATGTCAATGTAAACTCGGCCAATGCTAAAGACCATTTGCCAATTCTCCCAGAGAGGATGGGTCTATTAAGCATGTATTTAATCAAATCGGTTTTAGCCACCACAAACACTCTTGATTGAATTAAATAATGTCTTAACTTAGTACATGCATAATACAGTGTTAAGCATAGCTTTTCAATCACAGAGTATTTCACCTCTACTGGAGTAAGGAATCTACTCAAATAATAGATGGcttgttcatttccttcatgATTATTTTGAACTAGTAGGCATCCAATTGACTCATGAGCAGCAGAGATGTATAATTTAAGGGGCATTCCATACCTGGGAGGCATCAGAACAGGTGGGTTAGATAGATAACCCTTGATCACATCAAAAGCTTTCTGATGCGACTCCTCCCATTTGAACTCCCCGCTGTCTTTGAGCTTCAACAGCTGTGAAAACTCCTTTGTCTTCCCTGCAAGGTTAGAGATAAAACGCCTCAGGTAATTCACTTGCCCAAAGAAGCGTTGCAACTCTTTCTTGTTTCTAGGCGGATTTGCTTCCATAATGGCTTTGGCTTTGTTTTTATCCACTTCAACTCCCCTCTGGTGCACAAGAAATCCCAGAAAGTTTCCTGCCTTCACGCCAAATGCACATTTCAATGGATTTAACTTCAATTCATATTGCCTCATTCTTTGGAAACTCTTCCTCAAGTGCTCAATGTGATCAGTAGCTTGTTTAGACTTTACAacgatatcatctatatatacTTCAATATGATGtcctatcatgtc
The Primulina eburnea isolate SZY01 chromosome 5, ASM2296580v1, whole genome shotgun sequence genome window above contains:
- the LOC140831933 gene encoding uncharacterized protein; its protein translation is MKIARQSVLFDCLLRFWSPSCNVFIFPFGPLSITLYDISLLLGLPVAGPDSPYFVDDPAAPALAHTRYCYPSYRAVVKEWSSCSGVPSEVEHTMFLWVLICHYIFCPSSGKPSSEYLPLACSLSTGRVYNLAVMFLGSIYRGLNQCVRHDPISKLGGVAWFLQIWAFSYFPGLMDSSAGSAAMVCITSLMESRLILSAPELMKYLQHQKLKFINLPSRPTVSCLTQPLWVGVYPDFHGRSLDDIAALLLTQYIHQRLLVVDCSSTRPPYNDKSIWSFEFYNPSLYAYQFWLSPAIPQAILSFPVDLTHIASEVASRRFSKATVQLLSTLPHKFLGSIVQQEKGTTEPFATWWRSLYLALIPSLIHHPGTRKRDLAFGEESSGALKVPKLDIQGSLKINQDPVKVHHKSQSSKTKVAPKVAPAKKTAPKLQTVDRRYPTRRSTRLITSRSNTLDDPIVLADEDSPPASKQSSSKDPTTTQSDSDGVSNADLGTATLGEGSTHVGTSGVKLIHDFDDSEKRINDPLIEDDTLPEFPSSAGLSPNPLGSLSVAATPSMDLTSRRARLGLIGEPEGQFDLSFSDSVSSETSTLERNAPSVEALAHAKIAVRNFLGLGLHQLGESQRLAMLSSISILKTSPEFATSEFSIFDGLPTIFSESDAAFATTADMISRRSSFQSQCEKKEELDRHDKALREQIVAAAANYDAEEAEVQKLEEEILRRRARMVTLLDEAEALEAILLGSRRDSQAIGQQLLSLKDDYQLWTDRLREAENTQSECLAKWEQLRALFP